The Serinus canaria isolate serCan28SL12 chromosome 23, serCan2020, whole genome shotgun sequence genome has a window encoding:
- the PSMB2 gene encoding proteasome subunit beta type-2 isoform X3 → MFKMSEKILLLCVGEPGDTVQFAEYIQKNVQLYKMRNGYELSPTAAANFTRRNLADYLRSRTPYHVNLLLAGYDDHEGPALYYMDYLAALAKAPFAAHGYGAFLTLSILDRYYKPGITREEAVELLKKCLEELQKRFILNLTSFNARFIDKEGIHEVDNIPLAKVES, encoded by the exons ATGTTTAAGATGAGTGAAAAGATCTTACTGCTGTGTGTGGGGGAGCCTGGAGACACGGTGCAGTTTGCAGAATACATCCAGAAAAATGTTCAGCTctacaaaatgagaaatg GTTATGAATTgtctcccactgcagctgcaaactTCACCCGGCGAAACCTCGCGGACTATCTCCGGAGTCGG ACCCCTTACCATGTGAACCTTCTCCTGGCTGGCTATGATGACCACGAGGGCCCTGCCCTGTACTACATGGACtacctggcagctctggcaaAGGCTCCTTTTGCAGCACATGGATATGGAGCATTCCTTACCCTTAGCATTCTTGACCGCTATTACAAGCCAG GTATCACACGTGAGGAAGCTGTGGAGCTCTTAAAAAAATGTCTAGAGGAG CTTCAGAAACGCTTCATCCTCAACCTGACCTCCTTCAACGCCCGGTTCATTGACAAGGAGGGCATCCACGAAGTGGACAATATACCACTTGCCAAAGTGGAGTCCTAA